The following proteins are encoded in a genomic region of Nitrospiria bacterium:
- the tldD gene encoding metalloprotease TldD, protein MAKELTKAEEFFLKKFNLNTVQLEQTIGKALGKQIDYADLYFEYRTNESVSLEEGMVKKAAKSIGQGVGVRAVAEEKTGYAYSDEITFKNMELAARTARYITTDQSIGRPVPVRNDVARPDLYPIKTPASEISVQEKIDLLHQIDLSARRYDPRIKKVMASFAAEHKAILVVTSEGRIVGDIQPLSRLNVTCIAEENGNRQAGSYGGGGRVEYSFFLEDRRFEAYAKEAARQAILNLSAVDAPAGMMDVVLGPGWPGILLHEAIGHGLEGDFNRKGTSAFTGLIGKPVASELCTIVDDGTIPGRRGSLNIDDEGTPTHRTVLIERGILRGYLQDRLNAKLMGMTPTGNGRRESFMHIPMPRMTNTFMLAGESRPEEIIRSVKNGLYAVSFGGGQVDITSGKFVFSASEAYRIEDGIVTTPVKGATLIGNGPDVLKRVTMVGNDLQLDAGVGTCGKDGQSVPVGVGLPTVRINGMTVGGTRG, encoded by the coding sequence GTGGCCAAAGAGCTGACGAAGGCCGAAGAGTTTTTCCTCAAGAAATTCAATCTGAATACAGTCCAGCTTGAACAAACCATCGGAAAAGCGCTTGGGAAACAGATCGATTACGCCGATCTTTATTTTGAATACCGAACAAACGAATCGGTCAGCCTTGAAGAAGGCATGGTAAAAAAGGCCGCAAAATCGATCGGCCAGGGTGTTGGAGTCCGGGCCGTTGCGGAGGAGAAGACGGGTTATGCCTACTCGGACGAGATCACTTTTAAAAACATGGAGTTGGCGGCGCGAACGGCGCGGTACATCACGACCGATCAGTCGATAGGCAGACCGGTACCGGTCCGAAACGATGTCGCCCGGCCGGATCTCTATCCGATCAAGACGCCCGCTTCGGAGATTTCGGTTCAGGAGAAGATCGATCTCTTGCATCAGATCGATCTCTCGGCGCGCCGTTACGATCCGCGAATTAAAAAGGTGATGGCCTCTTTTGCGGCCGAACACAAAGCGATTTTGGTCGTCACGTCCGAGGGGCGGATTGTGGGGGATATTCAGCCGCTTTCCCGGCTTAACGTGACCTGCATCGCCGAAGAGAACGGAAACCGGCAGGCCGGCAGTTACGGAGGGGGAGGTCGCGTCGAATATTCTTTTTTCTTGGAGGACCGCCGTTTTGAAGCGTACGCAAAAGAAGCGGCCCGTCAGGCCATCCTGAATCTTTCAGCCGTGGATGCTCCGGCCGGGATGATGGACGTGGTTTTGGGACCGGGCTGGCCCGGGATTCTTCTTCATGAAGCGATCGGACATGGCTTGGAGGGGGATTTTAACCGAAAAGGGACGTCGGCGTTTACCGGTTTGATCGGAAAACCGGTGGCGTCCGAACTCTGCACGATTGTCGATGACGGAACGATTCCAGGCCGCCGGGGGTCCCTGAACATTGACGATGAGGGGACGCCGACCCACCGGACGGTACTCATCGAAAGGGGCATATTGAGGGGCTATCTCCAAGACCGCTTGAATGCGAAGCTGATGGGGATGACGCCGACCGGGAACGGCCGCCGGGAAAGTTTCATGCATATTCCAATGCCGCGCATGACGAACACCTTCATGCTGGCCGGGGAATCCCGTCCGGAAGAGATCATTCGTTCGGTCAAGAACGGCCTTTACGCCGTCTCCTTCGGCGGGGGTCAGGTGGACATCACCAGCGGCAAGTTCGTTTTCTCGGCCAGCGAAGCCTACCGGATTGAGGACGGAATAGTGACGACGCCTGTGAAGGGGGCGACCCTGATCGGAAACGGGCCGGATGTTTTAAAGCGCGTCACCATGGTCGGCAACGACCTCCAACTGGATGCGGGGGTCGGC